The following coding sequences lie in one Synechococcus sp. PCC 7336 genomic window:
- a CDS encoding PLP-dependent cysteine synthase family protein, whose translation MLQRDTKPAALTVESPLELVGNTPLIRLRRVAADLPPTVKVYGKAEWFNPGGSVKDRPALNMIESGEQSGALTPDKVILDSTSGNTGIAYAWIGAAKGYRVKLALPSNASEERKKILSAYGVELVLTDPGQGSDGAILKAKEIYQANPERYFYPDQYSNPANWKAHYHTTAVELYEQTERQITHFVTGLGTSGTCMGVGRRLRQFNPAIQIVAMQPDSPFHGLEGLKHMETSIVPPIYDPHVPDRQIAISTEAAQQMVKRLAREEGLMVGISAGANVLAAIEIARELEAGIVVTILCDSADKYLSDRFWTEN comes from the coding sequence CGGCAACACCCCCCTAATCCGTCTCAGGCGAGTCGCGGCCGATCTGCCGCCCACCGTCAAGGTTTACGGTAAAGCAGAATGGTTTAACCCCGGCGGCTCGGTCAAAGACCGCCCCGCCCTGAACATGATTGAATCCGGGGAGCAATCGGGGGCTCTCACGCCGGACAAGGTGATTCTAGATTCTACCTCTGGAAACACTGGCATTGCCTATGCCTGGATTGGAGCCGCCAAAGGCTATCGCGTCAAACTAGCCCTCCCCTCTAATGCCAGCGAAGAACGCAAAAAAATTCTGTCGGCCTATGGCGTCGAACTGGTCCTGACCGATCCCGGTCAAGGCTCCGATGGGGCGATTCTCAAGGCCAAAGAGATTTACCAAGCCAACCCCGAACGCTATTTCTATCCCGATCAGTACAGCAACCCTGCTAACTGGAAAGCCCATTACCATACCACCGCTGTCGAACTCTACGAACAGACCGAAAGACAAATCACCCACTTTGTCACCGGTTTGGGCACTAGCGGTACCTGTATGGGAGTGGGTCGCCGCCTGCGGCAGTTCAATCCAGCCATTCAAATTGTGGCCATGCAGCCCGATTCCCCCTTTCACGGCTTGGAAGGTCTCAAGCATATGGAAACATCGATCGTTCCCCCCATCTACGACCCACACGTGCCCGATCGCCAAATTGCAATCTCCACCGAGGCCGCTCAGCAGATGGTGAAGCGCCTTGCCCGCGAAGAAGGGCTTATGGTAGGTATTTCAGCCGGAGCCAATGTCTTAGCGGCGATCGAAATCGCCCGCGAGTTAGAAGCAGGGATTGTCGTTACCATTTTGTGCGATAGCGCAGATAAATATCTATCCGATCGCTTCTGGACTGAGAATTGA